The Akkermansia sp. N21116 genome includes a region encoding these proteins:
- a CDS encoding NAD(P)-binding protein produces the protein MNIAVIGAGVSGLSIARMLSSGNKVRVFEKQSRPGGLIKCTMEEGNLYHLTGGHVFNSKRQDVLDWFWSLFNKEADFIPANRNVAIALDDTRIIGAPVENHVYQLDLLTQASVIRELLEIAMNPPAAVSNFDDFLKSRFGETLYRIYFGPYNRKIWRKSLKNVPLEWMEGKLPTPSIEDIFISNISRQGESNSFVHSSFFYPKVNGSQFIADTLAEGLDLSLDTDVTEIVKNGSRWVIGDEIFDKVVFCGNIKVLPSLLKKSGIRINDAEIQKLEYHGTTSVLCYVDANPYSWIYMPADDHEAHRIICTGNFSPLNSQPGRMSVTIEFSSVLEKNEILENLKKIPFCPKYITHHFEEYTYPMQNGMTREVIQQVREVVEPEGIYLLGRFAEWEYYNMDAVMGAALDLKKRIFS, from the coding sequence ATGAATATTGCTGTAATCGGAGCGGGAGTCTCCGGATTGTCAATAGCCCGCATGTTATCATCCGGGAATAAAGTCAGGGTTTTCGAGAAACAGAGCCGTCCCGGAGGATTGATCAAATGTACCATGGAAGAAGGCAATCTTTATCATTTGACAGGAGGGCATGTATTCAATTCCAAACGTCAGGATGTGTTGGACTGGTTTTGGAGTCTATTCAACAAAGAAGCTGATTTTATTCCTGCAAATCGGAATGTAGCGATTGCTCTTGATGATACCCGTATTATTGGAGCTCCCGTGGAAAACCATGTTTATCAGCTGGACTTATTAACACAAGCATCCGTCATACGGGAACTATTGGAAATTGCAATGAACCCGCCTGCGGCAGTCAGTAATTTTGACGATTTTTTAAAAAGTCGGTTTGGAGAAACTCTCTATCGAATTTATTTTGGTCCTTATAATCGTAAGATTTGGAGAAAGAGTTTAAAAAATGTTCCTCTGGAATGGATGGAAGGCAAGCTTCCCACGCCGTCAATTGAGGATATTTTCATCAGTAATATTAGCCGCCAGGGAGAAAGCAACAGCTTCGTCCATAGTTCATTTTTTTATCCTAAAGTAAATGGATCTCAATTTATTGCGGATACGCTTGCAGAAGGATTGGATCTATCTCTCGATACCGATGTTACCGAGATTGTCAAAAATGGGAGCCGATGGGTAATTGGTGATGAGATCTTTGATAAGGTTGTTTTTTGCGGTAATATCAAAGTGTTGCCTTCTCTTTTGAAGAAGAGCGGCATAAGGATAAATGATGCAGAAATTCAAAAACTGGAGTATCACGGGACAACGTCCGTTCTCTGTTATGTGGATGCCAATCCGTACAGTTGGATATACATGCCTGCTGATGATCATGAAGCCCACCGCATTATTTGTACCGGAAATTTTTCTCCTCTGAACTCTCAACCCGGCAGGATGTCGGTTACCATTGAGTTTTCATCTGTATTGGAGAAAAATGAAATATTGGAAAATTTAAAGAAGATACCTTTCTGCCCAAAATATATTACCCATCATTTTGAGGAATATACCTATCCCATGCAGAACGGTATGACGAGGGAAGTCATTCAACAGGTACGCGAAGTTGTGGAACCGGAAGGCATTTATCTATTGGGGAGATTTGCCGAGTGGGAATATTATAACATGGATGCGGTGATGGGCGCTGCTCTTGATTTAAAGAAACGGATTTTTTCTTGA
- a CDS encoding RecQ family ATP-dependent DNA helicase: MNEFRVLRDPLLALETYFGFSGLREGQDQVVQAVLEGKDALVVMPTGGGKSLCYQLPAICREGVTLVVSPLIALMKDQVDALEQKGIPATMINSSLSMQEQRERLHKMREGLYKLVYVAPERFGQPGFRRALAEVEIDLVAIDEAHCLSQWGHDFRPDYLKLGYAMNELGNPQLLALTATATPKVREDILSHLPMHDPEVIVRGFARENLHFHITPCDTNKEKFKKLHEIVRTGKTGIVYCTTRKKVELVYEELCNLGINAIAYHAGMDDNAREEAQNKFISKEADVAVATNAFGMGIDRDDVRFVAHFEIPGSVEAYYQEAGRAGRDGDDASCDLLFNHADLRTQEFFIEGANPGFVFIVDLYEMLRKFCDAQTHELLWSMEEIATKMQCKNEMSVGSALAALARAGAIERFDVPGQRIRGTRILHPEWGAQHINIDAQAIIEKENRDRDKLKAMTSYAYSDGCRQQWILQYFGEGDSEPCGHCDQCAGMDGYTAEELGPQETEIVRKALSGIARASYRNRDGQWEGRWGKVKIIQMLKGAKTQDILKTSLPRLSTYGILSDMTEDALKQLFQSLKLAGYLRTCGAERPMLTISKRGHDAMMGREPVRMIWPLARKTPARVLAPSVTSTRGGPTRPRFNNARPDFGVFDEELFGKLKDLRRELAEEYHLRPYMVFHNSTLEALARLKPTTREGAMNIHGIGAGKADKYLDDFLELIAEHEGV; this comes from the coding sequence ATGAATGAGTTCCGCGTTCTCCGAGATCCCCTGCTTGCCCTGGAAACCTATTTCGGTTTTTCCGGGTTGCGAGAAGGCCAGGATCAGGTTGTCCAGGCTGTTCTGGAGGGCAAAGATGCCCTGGTCGTGATGCCGACGGGTGGAGGGAAATCCCTTTGCTATCAATTGCCTGCCATCTGCCGGGAAGGAGTAACTCTGGTCGTCAGCCCGTTGATTGCATTGATGAAGGATCAAGTGGATGCCCTGGAGCAAAAAGGGATACCCGCCACCATGATCAACAGTTCCCTCTCCATGCAGGAACAACGGGAACGCCTCCACAAAATGCGGGAAGGACTCTACAAACTGGTGTATGTGGCTCCGGAACGGTTCGGACAACCGGGATTCAGGCGTGCGCTGGCGGAAGTGGAAATCGATCTTGTCGCCATCGACGAAGCCCACTGTCTCTCCCAATGGGGACATGACTTCCGCCCCGATTATTTAAAACTGGGCTACGCCATGAACGAACTGGGTAATCCCCAGCTGCTTGCCCTAACAGCTACGGCTACTCCGAAAGTCCGCGAGGACATCCTTTCCCATCTCCCGATGCACGATCCCGAAGTGATTGTACGCGGGTTCGCTCGCGAAAATCTCCATTTCCACATCACACCCTGCGATACGAACAAGGAGAAATTCAAAAAACTCCACGAAATCGTCCGCACCGGCAAGACGGGTATCGTATATTGCACCACCCGCAAGAAAGTGGAACTCGTCTATGAGGAACTCTGTAACCTTGGAATCAATGCCATTGCCTACCACGCCGGCATGGATGACAATGCCCGGGAGGAGGCTCAGAACAAATTCATATCCAAAGAAGCCGATGTTGCCGTCGCCACCAACGCCTTCGGAATGGGAATCGACCGCGACGACGTCCGTTTCGTCGCCCATTTTGAAATTCCCGGCAGTGTTGAAGCCTACTATCAGGAAGCAGGACGGGCGGGACGTGACGGAGACGATGCCAGTTGCGACCTGCTGTTCAACCACGCCGATCTGAGAACACAGGAATTCTTCATCGAAGGGGCCAACCCCGGATTCGTCTTCATCGTCGACCTGTACGAAATGCTCCGCAAGTTCTGCGACGCCCAAACTCACGAGCTTTTGTGGAGCATGGAGGAAATCGCCACCAAAATGCAGTGCAAGAACGAAATGTCCGTCGGTTCCGCTCTGGCGGCTCTCGCCCGGGCCGGAGCCATCGAACGCTTCGATGTCCCAGGACAACGCATCCGCGGCACGCGTATCCTCCATCCGGAATGGGGTGCCCAGCACATCAATATCGACGCCCAGGCTATTATTGAAAAGGAGAACCGTGACCGCGACAAACTCAAGGCCATGACCTCCTACGCCTACTCCGACGGCTGCCGCCAGCAATGGATTCTCCAATACTTCGGCGAAGGAGACTCCGAACCTTGCGGCCATTGCGACCAATGTGCCGGCATGGACGGCTATACCGCAGAGGAACTGGGGCCGCAGGAGACGGAAATCGTCCGTAAAGCTCTCAGCGGTATCGCCCGGGCATCCTACCGCAACCGGGATGGTCAATGGGAGGGACGCTGGGGCAAGGTGAAGATCATTCAAATGCTCAAGGGCGCCAAAACCCAGGATATTCTCAAAACATCCCTGCCCCGCCTGAGTACCTACGGCATCCTCTCCGACATGACGGAAGACGCCCTCAAACAACTCTTCCAATCACTGAAATTAGCCGGTTACCTCCGCACCTGCGGGGCGGAACGCCCCATGCTCACCATCAGCAAACGAGGCCATGATGCCATGATGGGGCGGGAACCCGTCCGCATGATCTGGCCTCTGGCGCGCAAAACGCCCGCCCGGGTTCTTGCTCCGTCTGTGACCTCTACGCGAGGAGGCCCCACCCGCCCGCGCTTCAACAATGCGCGTCCCGACTTCGGGGTATTCGACGAAGAACTGTTCGGGAAACTCAAGGATCTCCGTCGCGAATTGGCGGAAGAATACCACCTCCGCCCCTACATGGTTTTCCACAACAGCACGTTGGAAGCCCTCGCACGACTCAAACCCACTACGCGCGAAGGAGCTATGAACATCCACGGCATCGGCGCCGGCAAGGCGGACAAATACCTCGACGATTTCCTCGAACTCATCGCAGAGCACGAAGGAGTTTGA
- a CDS encoding DUF2089 family protein, with protein sequence MHIMSDWFTHLENEDMNFIKRFVLSSGSLKAVAQQYGVTYPTVRLRLDRLIQKIEEADTVEMRDPFVMHIKQLALNEKISLEAAKSLINEYHKHKTRKE encoded by the coding sequence ATGCATATAATGTCGGATTGGTTCACGCATCTTGAGAATGAAGACATGAACTTCATCAAGCGGTTTGTTCTGTCTTCAGGATCATTGAAGGCTGTGGCGCAGCAATACGGGGTTACATATCCGACGGTGAGGTTGCGTCTGGATAGGTTGATTCAAAAAATCGAAGAGGCAGACACAGTTGAAATGAGAGATCCTTTCGTGATGCACATCAAGCAGCTAGCTTTGAATGAAAAGATCAGTTTGGAGGCAGCCAAGTCTCTGATCAATGAATATCATAAACATAAAACGAGAAAGGAATAA
- a CDS encoding alpha-isopropylmalate synthase regulatory domain-containing protein: MDTTLRDGEQTSGTSFSSKEKLSIARLLVKELNVDRLEIASARVSQGEMEGAREITAWADKFGCLDRMEILGFVDGGISLAWILNSGCRTVNLLTKGSLKHCEGQLKKTPEEHWDDIRRNIDMAERMGIAVNIYLEDWSNGMLNSPGYVHGMLESLKDSPIRRFMLPDTLGVLNPWNTYDFCAEIVASFPGLHFDFHPHNDYDLAVANAAAAVKAGISGLHTTINGLGERAGNAPLSSILPVLKDQLHVSCRAVEKKINHISRIVESCSGIRIPSNKPVIGANVFTQCAGIHADGDSKNNLYCNDLLPERFGRVREYALGKLSGKANIRKNLEALSIQLDEDSMRRVTDRIIELGDKKEVVTAEDLPYIIADVLKQDREEEQVRILNYSLSLAQGLKPVATIKILINGCEYQETSSGDGQYNAFVQALKRIYKNQLKRDFPRLTNYSVNIPPGGRTNAIVQTFISWEYRGEAFRTRGLDPDQTEAAIKATIKMLNKIETMHSDRSGLQNDFQSPDDTQPAYY, encoded by the coding sequence ATGGACACCACCTTGCGCGATGGAGAACAAACATCGGGCACATCCTTTTCCTCGAAGGAAAAGTTGAGTATTGCCCGTCTGCTGGTCAAGGAATTGAACGTCGACCGCCTGGAAATCGCATCCGCCCGCGTCTCTCAGGGAGAGATGGAAGGCGCCCGTGAAATCACCGCCTGGGCAGATAAATTCGGCTGTCTGGATCGCATGGAAATCCTCGGTTTCGTCGACGGCGGCATCTCCCTCGCCTGGATCCTCAACTCCGGTTGCCGCACGGTCAACCTGCTCACAAAAGGTTCCCTGAAACATTGCGAAGGCCAACTGAAGAAAACACCGGAAGAACACTGGGACGACATCCGCCGCAACATCGACATGGCGGAACGCATGGGTATCGCCGTCAACATTTACCTCGAAGACTGGTCCAACGGCATGCTGAATTCACCCGGATACGTCCACGGCATGCTGGAATCCTTGAAGGACAGCCCCATCCGCCGTTTCATGCTGCCGGATACCCTCGGCGTACTCAACCCGTGGAACACCTATGACTTCTGCGCAGAAATCGTAGCCTCCTTCCCCGGATTGCACTTCGACTTTCATCCGCACAACGACTACGACCTGGCCGTCGCCAACGCCGCCGCCGCCGTCAAGGCTGGTATCAGCGGCCTCCATACCACGATCAACGGCTTGGGAGAACGCGCGGGAAATGCTCCTCTCTCCAGCATCCTGCCCGTATTAAAAGATCAACTGCACGTTTCCTGCCGTGCCGTGGAGAAAAAGATTAACCACATCAGCCGCATCGTGGAAAGCTGCTCCGGCATCCGCATCCCTTCCAATAAGCCCGTCATCGGCGCCAACGTATTCACCCAGTGCGCCGGCATCCATGCCGATGGAGACAGCAAAAACAACCTCTACTGCAACGACCTCCTCCCGGAACGTTTCGGCCGCGTCCGCGAATATGCACTCGGAAAACTCTCCGGCAAAGCCAATATCCGTAAAAACCTGGAGGCCCTCTCCATCCAGCTGGACGAAGATTCCATGCGTCGAGTCACGGACAGAATCATCGAACTCGGCGACAAAAAAGAAGTCGTCACCGCCGAAGACCTCCCCTACATCATCGCCGATGTTCTCAAGCAGGATCGCGAGGAAGAACAAGTCCGCATCCTCAACTACAGTCTCTCCCTAGCCCAAGGACTCAAACCCGTCGCCACCATCAAAATCCTCATCAACGGTTGCGAATATCAGGAAACCTCCTCCGGCGACGGTCAGTACAACGCATTCGTCCAGGCCCTCAAACGGATCTACAAAAACCAGCTCAAGCGAGATTTCCCCCGCCTCACCAACTACTCAGTCAATATCCCGCCAGGCGGGAGAACCAACGCCATCGTCCAAACCTTCATCTCATGGGAATACAGGGGAGAAGCCTTCCGCACGCGCGGGCTCGACCCCGATCAAACGGAAGCAGCCATCAAGGCCACCATCAAAATGCTCAACAAGATCGAAACCATGCACTCCGACCGGTCCGGCCTCCAAAACGACTTCCAGTCTCCAGACGATACGCAACCTGCCTACTATTGA
- a CDS encoding GtrA family protein, with protein sequence MRLTLVEKLEMSILKKNIQDVLANNSSLYKFIVVGVASSSVHWCISWWMYYHVIFGMTLVPTLSGYSGGWVCSYIGNRLWSFKIQAVHTSIKGSVFRFIISQFVAAIVLLLATWIAQQILILYFDWYILTNQVERTDALVRFCRGASYPPSLLSGMFFAAAASYLMSRCFVFRNYHLSHSEV encoded by the coding sequence ATGAGACTTACTCTTGTTGAAAAGTTAGAGATGAGCATTTTGAAGAAAAACATCCAGGATGTACTCGCGAATAATTCAAGTCTCTACAAATTTATTGTAGTTGGTGTTGCTTCTTCTTCCGTGCATTGGTGTATTTCATGGTGGATGTATTACCATGTAATTTTCGGAATGACTCTGGTGCCAACATTGTCGGGTTACAGCGGAGGATGGGTGTGTTCTTATATAGGAAATAGATTGTGGAGCTTTAAAATACAGGCTGTTCATACAAGTATTAAAGGATCTGTTTTTCGATTTATAATAAGCCAGTTTGTCGCTGCCATCGTGTTGCTGTTGGCCACATGGATTGCCCAGCAAATCCTAATTCTTTATTTTGACTGGTATATTTTAACTAACCAGGTGGAAAGGACGGATGCTTTAGTTCGTTTTTGCAGGGGAGCTTCCTATCCCCCTTCTTTATTGAGCGGAATGTTTTTTGCCGCTGCTGCCTCCTATCTGATGAGCCGTTGCTTTGTTTTCCGTAATTATCATCTATCACATTCAGAAGTATGA
- a CDS encoding aminotransferase class I/II-fold pyridoxal phosphate-dependent enzyme, which produces MNQPLRPETLCVQAGWTPKKGESRVLPIYQSTTFKYETSEQMAKLFDLEEAGFFYTRLQNPTNEAVASKIAQLEGGIAAILTSSGQAASFYAIFNICEAGDHVVSTSAIYGGTYNLFAITLKKMGIEVTFVDQDAPAEDILKAFRPNTKLLFGETISNPSLNVLDIRKMADIAHSQGVPLIVDNTFATPINCRPFDFGADIVTHSTTKYMDGHASAVGGAIVDSGNFDWDAHKDKFPGLTEPDPSYHGLIYTNSFGKGAYITKATVQLMRDLGSIPAPQNSFLLNIGLETLHLRVPRHCENAQKVAEFLEQQPDVAWINYPGLPSSPLHELSQRQFRNGQSCGVVTFGIKGGRERAIKFIDSLKLAAIVTHVADSRTCVLHPASHTHRQLSDEQLLEAGVKPDLIRFSVGTEAAEDIIADLQQALDAIK; this is translated from the coding sequence ATGAATCAGCCACTCCGTCCAGAAACGCTTTGCGTCCAAGCCGGCTGGACACCTAAAAAAGGTGAATCCCGCGTCCTGCCCATCTACCAGAGCACAACGTTCAAATACGAAACGAGCGAACAGATGGCCAAGCTATTCGACCTCGAAGAAGCCGGATTCTTCTACACCCGCCTCCAAAACCCGACCAACGAGGCAGTCGCCTCCAAAATCGCCCAGCTTGAAGGAGGCATCGCCGCCATTCTCACATCATCGGGCCAAGCCGCCTCATTCTACGCCATCTTCAACATCTGCGAAGCCGGCGACCATGTCGTCAGTACATCCGCCATCTACGGGGGTACCTACAACCTTTTCGCCATCACGCTCAAGAAAATGGGTATTGAAGTCACCTTCGTCGACCAGGACGCCCCTGCCGAGGACATTCTCAAGGCTTTCCGTCCCAACACCAAACTCCTTTTCGGCGAAACCATCTCCAACCCCTCCCTCAACGTCCTCGACATCCGCAAGATGGCCGACATTGCTCACAGTCAGGGCGTACCGCTGATCGTAGACAACACCTTCGCTACGCCGATCAACTGCCGTCCGTTCGACTTCGGAGCCGACATCGTCACCCACTCCACCACCAAATATATGGACGGCCACGCTTCAGCCGTCGGCGGTGCCATCGTCGACAGCGGAAACTTCGACTGGGACGCCCATAAGGACAAATTCCCCGGGCTGACCGAGCCCGACCCCTCCTACCACGGTCTGATCTACACGAACAGCTTCGGCAAAGGAGCCTATATCACCAAGGCCACGGTTCAGCTCATGCGCGACCTCGGCTCCATCCCCGCACCCCAGAATTCATTCCTGCTCAATATCGGACTGGAAACCCTCCACCTCCGCGTCCCACGCCATTGCGAGAATGCACAAAAAGTGGCCGAGTTCCTGGAACAACAACCCGATGTCGCCTGGATCAATTACCCCGGCTTGCCTTCCAGCCCCCTCCATGAACTGAGCCAAAGGCAATTCCGTAACGGTCAATCCTGCGGTGTGGTCACCTTCGGTATCAAGGGAGGCCGTGAACGCGCCATCAAGTTCATCGACAGCTTGAAACTGGCCGCCATCGTCACCCATGTAGCGGATTCCAGAACCTGCGTGCTGCACCCCGCCAGCCATACGCACCGCCAGCTTTCCGACGAGCAATTGCTCGAAGCCGGAGTCAAGCCGGATCTCATCCGCTTCTCCGTCGGAACGGAAGCCGCTGAAGACATCATCGCCGACCTCCAACAGGCTCTGGATGCCATCAAGTAA
- a CDS encoding alkaline phosphatase family protein — MRLDHYYYLRRVLPFFAFFAGIEVVETIITTLLEAGNVDWGGWAVLKTFAVFVVELVIAFLYWMVPYFLYLLVLPQKRHGGKFDRVATCLFFAFFLGLSLFEEIAEGFFWDEFSSTFNFIAVDYLIYTKEVIGNIYQSYPIIPIMSGLVVVVALVTWLMRKSLVPSSPAPGFWKRFFHLIGLLLLCGLSFVSFDTKDTDMTGNRYNTELAKDGMYSLFSAFLKNELSYKEYYPTTDERQAAAFLQKELNEPGTVFLAPETGSIARTIHNPEQEIHPNVVIVVMESMGAEFLPENRKDGLILTPNLSRLGAEGVFFPHTYATGTRSVRGLEAVSTSILPLPGMAILRKEGNENLQTVGSIFQQKGYEDRKWIYGGYGYFDNMNYYFGNNGFEVLDRTTMDDKDITHSTVWGVCDEDLFRRCIQEADRSSASGKPFLQFVFTTSNHRPYTYPDGRIDIPSKTGRNGAVKYADYAVGEFIRQAKMKPWFDNTVFLFIADHGAGSAGKKDLNPETHLIPLIIYAPSLIKPERYDMPISQIDALPTLLGLLNWTYDASFYGKDARKPGYRSRYFISNYQNIGYCRGDGMIVLKPVKEAHYYKNGEPVPADAQAEEMLQEAINYYQHASGWRKNLPVASLPAAREKK, encoded by the coding sequence ATGAGGCTTGACCATTACTATTACCTGAGGCGCGTCCTCCCGTTTTTCGCTTTCTTCGCGGGGATTGAGGTCGTGGAAACTATTATTACGACTTTGCTGGAAGCGGGTAACGTAGACTGGGGGGGGTGGGCTGTGCTCAAGACGTTTGCCGTCTTTGTTGTGGAACTGGTGATTGCTTTTTTGTACTGGATGGTTCCTTATTTTCTTTATCTTCTCGTTTTGCCGCAGAAGAGGCATGGTGGGAAGTTCGACCGGGTGGCGACGTGTCTGTTTTTCGCCTTTTTCCTGGGGTTGAGCCTGTTTGAAGAAATTGCCGAGGGATTTTTCTGGGACGAATTTTCCTCGACCTTCAATTTCATAGCCGTCGACTATTTGATCTATACGAAGGAGGTGATCGGCAATATTTACCAGTCCTATCCGATTATTCCGATTATGAGCGGCCTGGTCGTGGTGGTTGCGCTTGTGACGTGGCTGATGAGGAAGTCTTTGGTTCCTTCTTCTCCGGCGCCGGGGTTTTGGAAGCGTTTCTTTCATCTGATCGGTTTGCTGCTGCTCTGCGGACTATCCTTCGTATCTTTCGATACGAAGGATACGGACATGACCGGAAACCGGTACAATACGGAGTTGGCCAAGGACGGGATGTACAGCCTGTTTAGCGCATTCCTGAAGAACGAACTGAGTTACAAGGAATATTATCCGACGACAGACGAGCGTCAGGCAGCTGCATTTCTGCAGAAGGAATTGAATGAACCCGGGACGGTATTTCTGGCTCCGGAGACGGGCAGCATTGCCCGTACGATCCACAATCCGGAGCAGGAGATCCATCCCAATGTTGTGATTGTGGTGATGGAGAGTATGGGGGCCGAGTTCCTGCCGGAGAACCGGAAGGACGGCCTGATCCTGACGCCGAACTTGAGCCGTCTGGGAGCGGAAGGCGTTTTCTTCCCGCATACGTATGCGACGGGGACGCGTTCCGTCCGCGGATTGGAGGCGGTCAGTACGTCCATTCTCCCGTTGCCGGGCATGGCCATTCTGAGAAAGGAGGGAAACGAGAACCTCCAGACAGTAGGTTCGATTTTTCAGCAGAAGGGGTACGAGGACAGGAAATGGATCTACGGCGGCTATGGATATTTCGACAACATGAATTATTATTTCGGGAACAATGGATTCGAGGTGCTGGATCGTACGACGATGGACGACAAGGACATTACCCATTCAACGGTTTGGGGGGTGTGCGATGAAGATTTGTTCCGCCGCTGTATTCAGGAGGCGGATCGTTCTTCCGCGTCCGGTAAGCCGTTCCTGCAGTTCGTTTTCACGACGTCCAACCACCGTCCGTATACCTATCCCGATGGCAGGATCGATATTCCGTCCAAGACGGGAAGAAACGGAGCGGTGAAGTATGCTGACTATGCGGTTGGAGAGTTTATCCGGCAGGCAAAGATGAAACCGTGGTTTGACAATACGGTTTTTTTGTTTATTGCCGATCATGGTGCGGGCAGTGCCGGGAAGAAGGATCTGAATCCGGAGACGCACCTGATTCCGCTGATTATCTATGCTCCTTCTCTCATCAAGCCCGAACGTTACGATATGCCGATCAGCCAGATTGATGCCTTGCCGACTCTGCTCGGTCTGCTAAATTGGACGTATGATGCCTCGTTCTACGGCAAGGACGCCCGCAAGCCCGGTTACCGCTCCCGTTACTTCATCAGCAATTACCAGAACATCGGGTACTGCCGGGGGGACGGGATGATCGTCCTCAAGCCGGTGAAGGAGGCTCATTACTATAAGAACGGAGAACCTGTTCCGGCGGATGCGCAGGCGGAGGAAATGCTCCAGGAGGCGATCAATTATTACCAGCATGCCAGCGGATGGAGGAAGAACCTGCCGGTTGCGAGTCTTCCTGCCGCCCGCGAGAAAAAGTAA
- a CDS encoding helix-turn-helix transcriptional regulator codes for MTHYIKLVATDNGDIIPPDKLVRMVVENGKAHGITLQEIADRIEVTRMTVFQWMNSYTLPSIAQIDTLRAIEDGFQKVPVIES; via the coding sequence ATGACGCACTATATCAAGCTTGTAGCAACTGACAACGGCGACATAATTCCTCCGGACAAGCTCGTCCGGATGGTTGTGGAAAACGGCAAAGCGCACGGGATTACACTCCAAGAGATCGCCGACCGAATAGAGGTAACGCGAATGACCGTTTTCCAATGGATGAATTCGTACACGCTGCCGTCGATTGCCCAGATCGACACTCTCCGCGCTATCGAAGACGGATTTCAGAAAGTGCCGGTCATTGAATCCTGA
- a CDS encoding dihydrofolate reductase codes for MINQETMESLKSGSGLTFSAVVAMTPSRVIGKNGGMPWHMPEDLKVFKRLTTGHPIVMGRKTFDSLGKPLPNRQNIVLTRDSSWSAEGVLRISALEDVFNLDLMDREVCIIGGAQIYALFMPLLDTLWISRIAAEYDGDTFFPDFEGEFPHAELMETFSGFQLWKYIR; via the coding sequence ATGATAAACCAGGAAACGATGGAATCCCTGAAAAGCGGGAGCGGTTTGACATTCTCTGCCGTTGTCGCGATGACTCCTTCCCGGGTTATCGGGAAAAATGGCGGCATGCCGTGGCATATGCCGGAGGATCTCAAGGTCTTCAAGCGGCTGACGACGGGACATCCCATCGTGATGGGGCGCAAAACGTTCGATTCCCTTGGCAAGCCCCTCCCGAACCGCCAGAATATCGTTCTGACTCGGGATTCCTCCTGGTCGGCAGAAGGAGTATTGCGCATTTCCGCGCTGGAAGACGTTTTTAATCTGGATTTGATGGACAGGGAAGTGTGCATCATCGGCGGAGCCCAGATATACGCCCTGTTCATGCCCCTGCTCGACACTCTCTGGATTTCAAGAATTGCTGCGGAATACGACGGCGACACATTCTTCCCGGACTTTGAGGGGGAATTCCCTCATGCGGAACTTATGGAGACCTTTTCCGGTTTCCAACTGTGGAAATACATCCGTTGA
- a CDS encoding glycosyltransferase — protein sequence MKTANYGIAIPMANEEEGFASFIESLKDTLDNVPGGKVYLVVDRASTDSTPDLCSQLAQDDSRFVYVWAPENRNVVDAYLRGFKEAFHAGHDYIVEMDGGGSHNPAALPAFIRALQEGNQCAFGSRYINGGSLNDSPLKRRVLSKFGSFLARVLLGCPMRDVTSGYEAFTRPIMGKILSYSLRSKAHFYQTELRYLLRKSDWIEVPIHYVSPSPRVSQNAIKNSLQCLFYYTFRRWSGKKDIIR from the coding sequence ATGAAAACTGCAAATTATGGAATAGCCATTCCCATGGCTAATGAAGAAGAGGGTTTTGCCTCATTTATTGAATCTCTTAAGGATACTTTGGATAATGTCCCTGGAGGTAAAGTTTATCTTGTTGTTGATCGAGCTTCAACAGATTCCACCCCTGACTTGTGTTCACAACTTGCTCAAGATGATTCCCGGTTTGTTTATGTGTGGGCTCCGGAAAACCGTAATGTCGTGGATGCCTATTTGAGAGGATTCAAGGAGGCGTTTCATGCCGGACACGATTATATTGTAGAAATGGACGGCGGAGGGTCTCATAATCCGGCCGCATTGCCTGCGTTTATCCGTGCGTTGCAGGAAGGGAATCAGTGTGCGTTCGGATCTCGTTATATTAATGGAGGCTCTTTGAACGATTCTCCTTTGAAACGCCGTGTTTTGTCAAAATTCGGTTCGTTTCTGGCACGGGTATTGCTAGGATGCCCCATGCGGGACGTGACGAGTGGGTATGAAGCTTTTACTCGCCCTATAATGGGTAAAATACTTTCGTATTCTCTCAGATCAAAAGCTCATTTTTATCAGACGGAACTACGTTATTTGCTCAGGAAGAGTGATTGGATCGAGGTTCCGATTCACTATGTTTCTCCTTCACCGCGTGTCTCGCAGAATGCGATTAAAAATTCGTTGCAGTGCCTGTTTTATTATACCTTCCGCAGGTGGTCGGGTAAAAAAGACATCATCCGATAA